A portion of the Leptospira congkakensis genome contains these proteins:
- a CDS encoding ParB/RepB/Spo0J family partition protein, which yields MSKKTEFQALDLISAYSEKKKNPSHLELSQIFPNPTQPRLIGREDTTDLLPSMERLGLIEPILVRKEKGKYLIVAGERRYRAAIKLGWKEIPAIVTDANEDVCYEMSLAENEKRKNLNPWEVGKAIQFLRKEKRKTAEEVSELLGYSGRYVKQLSSIARLDQKSVMELLISGKPLSVKNLEELLKRKENRGGETISPRIGSGASRISINFGKLSGKVRDNFLKELGLLKKKYGINE from the coding sequence ATGTCCAAAAAAACTGAATTTCAAGCTTTAGATTTAATTTCTGCATACTCTGAAAAGAAAAAGAACCCTTCTCATTTAGAGCTCAGTCAAATATTCCCTAATCCTACTCAACCTCGTCTGATTGGACGTGAGGATACAACAGACCTATTACCTTCTATGGAAAGGTTGGGACTAATCGAACCAATCCTCGTTAGGAAAGAAAAAGGTAAATATCTGATTGTGGCAGGCGAACGTAGATATCGTGCCGCTATTAAATTAGGATGGAAAGAAATACCCGCAATTGTAACGGATGCCAATGAAGATGTTTGTTATGAAATGTCTCTTGCTGAAAACGAAAAGAGGAAGAATTTAAATCCTTGGGAAGTAGGTAAAGCCATCCAATTCCTTAGAAAAGAAAAAAGAAAAACAGCGGAAGAAGTTTCTGAATTGTTGGGTTACAGCGGAAGGTATGTAAAACAACTTAGCAGTATCGCCAGGTTGGATCAAAAATCGGTAATGGAACTTTTGATCAGTGGAAAACCTCTTTCGGTAAAAAACCTTGAGGAACTACTAAAACGAAAAGAGAATAGGGGGGGTGAAACCATTTCACCCCGTATTGGGTCTGGGGCTAGCCGTATTAGTATTAATTTTGGTAAACTTAGTGGAAAGGTTAGAGATAACTTTTTAAAAGAATTAGGTTTGCTTAAAAAGAAATACGGAATCAACGAATAG